In Papaver somniferum cultivar HN1 chromosome 1, ASM357369v1, whole genome shotgun sequence, a genomic segment contains:
- the LOC113310013 gene encoding uncharacterized protein LOC113310013 has product MGAPGPDGFPPGFIKQHWNKLGNDVIALVQGFFLSKKLPAGINHTYISLIPKVPKPTYPTEFRLISLSNATYKIISKILTNRLKPMLDRLISQNQSAFISKRKITDNIIVAHELLHSMKTRRLKHGSFALKLDLSKDFDRLEWDVVVFMLKSFGFDNSFCDLIFECISTGLSRLLAKFEADGKIEGLKAAHSSPPITHLLFADDFFVFGKASITQVRHLLEVFNIFCSSSGQAINFQKSGIYFPPKFHHKHCKLIANVLKVKRISKDDRYLGTPLFFHRAKTLNFDPLLEKTYARLRGWKSKLLSQAGSTILISSVTSAFPTFQMSFTEFPDKTLAKMDRLQRDFWWNKSDQKNRVYSKDWKSICIPKSQGGLGLRNPKKFNVSMLTRLTWRVISNPNALWVKVLKSKYFKNTNPLLKSRRTTISWIWSSIRTGMEILRENCILDLSLHSNLDIWSERWIPNAEFPIHPTVIEEETPMKINDLITDNGHWNVDILNTYFAPYIVHRILTLPVPNAEVDELKWLHTKDGVPSVKSVYRVLTKDLGDHNPIWKKIWKLKCQPRVQLFLWKLYSDALPFNSRLARHTKKASPSCCLCTCGQNEDAIHLFINCPFVTAIWFGLGLTPLFAGSNYTTMHGWIDYLFHNYNKILVGKATYVMWSVWKHRCDVIFKKLRPNKTMLVKDISFQLSCIEKKGISIDKMSVVDNRTDLQSLFRKNKKIILIDASFDHLTGRYGTASILMDDNGECQHARASFGLTTGPEEAECIALKDAIGWALMVKAISDIIFVGDCVSVIQSFKDFNINLGRRGKKIMRVWQAMYGCFRNCVSCFLSRDNIWIIDTHAKGIKSSTVSNFTTLNMSHGDKDNFFQALCNGQCPSLI; this is encoded by the exons ATGGGGGCACCAGGACCTGATGGTTTTCCCCCTGGTTTCATTAAACAACATTGGAACAAACTTGGTAATGATGTTATTGCTCTTGTTCAGGGTTTTTTCTTATCTAAAAAACTCCCTGCAGGCATAAATCATACATATATATCTCTAATACCAAAAGTTCCTAAGCCAACATATCCAACAGAATTTAGGCTTATTAGTTTAAGCAATGCCACTtataaaatcatatcaaaaatctTAACCAATAGGCTTAAACCAATGTTGGATAGGCTGATTAGTCAAAACCAATCTGCTTTCATTTCGAAAAGGAAAATTACAGATAACATAATAGTAGCTCATGAGCTTCTACATTCTATGAAAACCAGAAGACTTAAGCATGGTTCTTTTGCTCTTAAGCTAGACTTATCAAAAGATTTTGATAGACTAGAGTGGGACGTTGTAGTTTTCATGCTaaaaagttttggttttgataactCTTTTTGTGATTTAATTTTTGAATGTATATCTACT GGTCTTTCTAGACTCCTTGCTAAATTTGAAGCTGATGGTAAGATTGAAGGTCTTAAAGCAGCTCATTCTTCTCCACCAATCACTCATCTGTTGTTCGCAGATGATTTCTTTGTTTTTGGTAAGGCTAGCATCACTCAGGTAAGACATTTGCTTGaagtttttaatattttctgtTCTTCTAGTGGTCAAGCCATAAACTTTCAGAAGTCTGGTATATATTTCCCTCCCAAATTTCATCATAAGCATTGTAAATTAATTGCAAATGTGTTGAAAGTTAAAAGAATCTCTAAGGATGACAGGTACTTAGGTACTCCATTGTTTTTTCATAGAGCTAAAACCTTGAACTTTGATCCTCTACTTGAAAAAACCTATGCTAGACTTAGAGGATGGAAATCAAAGCTTCTATCTCAAGCGGGAAGTACCATTTTAATCAGTTCTGTTACTTCTGCTTTTCCAACTTTTCAAATGAGTTTCACTGAATTTCCTGACAAAACTTTAGCTAAAATGGACAGgttacaaagagatttctggtggaaCAAATCTGATCAAAAAAATCGGGTTTATTCCAAAGATTGGAAATCTATTTGTATTCCTAAGTCCCAGGGGGGTTTGGGACTTAGAAATCCAAAAAAATTCAATGTTTCTATGCTTACTAGACTTACTTGGAGAGTTATTTCTAATCCTAATGCTCTGTGGGTCAAGGTGTTAAAGTCTAAATATTTTAAAAACACTAACCCTCTTTTAAAATCTAGGAGAACTACCATTTCTTGGATCTGGTCTAGTATTAGAACAGGTATGGAAATTTTAAGAGAAAATTGTATTTTGGATCTGTCTTTGCATTCTAACTTAGACATTTGGTCTGAAAGATGGATTCCAAATGCAGAATTCCCTATACATCCAACTGTTATAGAAGAAGAAACACCTATGAAGATTAATGATTTAATTACAGATAATGGGCATTGGAATGTTGATATTCTAAATACCTATTTTGCACCATATATTGTTCATAGGATTCTTACTTTACCTGTGCCTAATGCAGAAGTTGATGAGCTTAAATGGTTACATACTAAGGATGGTGTACCTAGTGTTAAATCTGTATACAGGGTATTGACTAAGGATTTAGGTGATCATAACCCAATTTGGAAAAAAATCTGGAAATTAAAATGTCAACCTCGAGTACAGTTATTCCTTTGGAAACTTTATTCTGATGCTTTGCCTTTTAATAGTAGACTAGCAAGACATACCAAGAAAGCTTCTCCCTCTTGTTGTTTGTGCACTTGCGGTCAGAATGAAGATGCAATCCATCTTTTTATAAACTGTCCTTTTGTTACTGCTATATGGTTTGGGCTTGGTTTAACTCCTTTATTTGCAGGATCTAACTATACTACTATGCATGGATGGATTGATTATCTTTTtcataattataataaaattttGGTAGGAAAAGCAACATATGTTATGTGGTCTGTTTGGAAACATAGATGTGATGTTATATTTAAGAAACTTAGACCGAATAAAACTATGCTTGTAAAAGATATTTCCTTCCAGCTTTCTTGCATTGAAAAAAAAGGCATTTCAATTGACAAGATGTCTGTTGTGGATAATCGTACTGATTTGCAGAGTCTATTTAGAAAGAACAAGAAAATTATACTAATTGATGCATCTTTTGATCACTTGACAGGTAGATATGGAACTGCCTCGATCCTCATGGATGATAATGGGGAATGTCAACATGCAAGAGCATCGTTTGGTTTGACTACTGGACCTGAGGAGGCAGAGTGTATTGCTCTCAAGGATGCAATTGGATGGGCTTTGATGGTAAAAGCTATTTCTGATATCATATTTGTTGGCGACTGCGTTTCTGTGATTCAGTCATTTAAGGATTTCAATATCAATTTAGGACGGAGAGGAAAGAAAATTATGAGAGTCTGGCAAGCCATGTATGGCTGTTTTAGGAATTGTGTTTCATGTTTTCTTAGTAGAGATAATATATGGATAATAGATACTCATGCTAAAGGTATTAAGAGCTCTACAGTTTCAAACTTCACTACTTTAAATATGTCACACGGTGACAAGGATAATTTCTTTCAAGCTTTATGTAATGGGCAGTGCCCTAGTTTAATCTAA